The Mucilaginibacter mallensis genome has a segment encoding these proteins:
- a CDS encoding class I SAM-dependent methyltransferase, whose amino-acid sequence MIQLLTPTHWKDYELIDCGDFEKLERFGDVILIRPEPQAVWSKTLPAAEWQRLHHIKFKGRSATSGEWLKKNPKISDRWHIEYKNDDVAIKFRLALTSFKHLGIFPEQAVNWDYISQNIKKFKTPEPKVLNLFAYTGGASLIAAAAGADTTHVDSIKQVVTWANENQELSGIKNIRWVVEDALKFVKRELKRGKKYNGIILDPPAYGHGPNGEKWKLEDHINEMMSDVVELLDPEEHFLILNTYSLGFSSVIIENLIKSAYPPVTNLEIGELYLQATAGPKLPLGVFGKFYKNKL is encoded by the coding sequence ATGATCCAACTTCTTACACCCACCCACTGGAAAGATTATGAGCTGATTGATTGCGGCGATTTTGAAAAGCTGGAGCGTTTTGGGGACGTTATACTCATCAGGCCCGAACCGCAGGCGGTTTGGAGCAAAACTTTGCCCGCGGCCGAATGGCAACGGTTACACCACATCAAATTTAAAGGCCGGTCGGCTACATCTGGCGAGTGGCTCAAAAAGAACCCTAAAATATCTGATCGCTGGCATATCGAATATAAGAATGACGATGTAGCGATAAAATTTCGCTTGGCATTAACTTCATTTAAACACCTGGGTATTTTCCCCGAGCAGGCAGTTAACTGGGATTACATCTCACAAAATATTAAAAAATTTAAAACGCCTGAGCCGAAGGTGCTTAACCTGTTTGCCTATACCGGTGGTGCATCGCTTATAGCCGCTGCTGCCGGGGCTGATACTACACATGTTGACTCTATTAAGCAGGTGGTTACCTGGGCTAATGAGAACCAAGAACTATCGGGCATAAAAAATATACGCTGGGTGGTTGAGGACGCACTTAAGTTTGTAAAACGTGAACTTAAACGTGGCAAAAAATATAACGGTATTATATTAGATCCCCCCGCATACGGCCATGGCCCGAACGGTGAAAAATGGAAACTGGAAGACCATATCAATGAAATGATGAGTGATGTGGTTGAGCTGCTTGATCCTGAAGAGCATTTCCTGATCCTGAATACCTACTCACTCGGCTTCTCATCAGTAATTATTGAAAACCTGATAAAGAGTGCATATCCACCGGTAACAAACCTTGAAATAGGCGAACTTTACCTGCAGGCTACTGCCGGCCCTAAACTGCCTTTAGGCGTGTTTGGAAAGTTTTATAAAAATAAACTGTAA
- a CDS encoding four helix bundle protein: protein MHNFKELKAWQAGIEICKVIFELTKQFPGEERFGLISQMNRCAVSIPSNIAEGCGRKSNKELYQFLNIALGSSFELETQLIIAKEFNYLTAEKADAICEMIVQAQKMLNGLQKSVKI from the coding sequence ATGCATAATTTTAAAGAGCTAAAAGCTTGGCAAGCTGGGATTGAGATTTGTAAAGTAATATTTGAGTTAACGAAGCAGTTTCCGGGTGAGGAAAGATTTGGGTTGATATCTCAAATGAACCGATGCGCGGTATCAATCCCATCTAATATTGCAGAGGGCTGTGGAAGAAAATCTAACAAAGAATTATATCAATTTCTTAATATTGCACTCGGTTCTTCTTTTGAGCTTGAAACGCAGCTAATTATCGCTAAGGAATTTAATTACTTGACTGCTGAAAAAGCAGATGCGATTTGTGAAATGATAGTTCAAGCTCAAAAAATGCTAAATGGCTTGCAGAAAAGCGTTAAAATATAA
- a CDS encoding ABC transporter ATP-binding protein, producing the protein MIEIKDIYKSFGDNEVLKGISALFKPGKNNLIIGGSGSGKTTLLKCIVGLHEPTKGQVFFDSENFTEMDFEQRVPIRTQIGMLFQNSALFDSMTVEENIMFPLNLFTNKTKEEKLERANFCLERVNLKGTNKLFPSELSGGMKKRVGIARAISMQPKYLFVDEPNSGLDPKTSILIDELINELTEEYQITTVIVTHDMNSVMGIGDHIIFLHQGKKWWEGSNHEIAHTDNKELNDFVFASKFMRAAKAKL; encoded by the coding sequence ATGATCGAGATCAAAGATATATATAAAAGTTTTGGCGATAACGAGGTATTAAAGGGCATAAGCGCGCTGTTTAAACCCGGTAAGAATAACCTTATTATCGGTGGATCAGGTTCCGGAAAAACTACTTTGTTGAAATGTATAGTAGGCCTGCACGAGCCTACCAAGGGGCAGGTTTTTTTTGACAGCGAGAATTTTACCGAGATGGATTTCGAACAGCGGGTACCTATCCGTACACAAATAGGCATGCTTTTTCAGAATTCGGCATTGTTTGATTCCATGACGGTTGAGGAAAACATTATGTTTCCGCTGAATTTATTTACCAATAAAACCAAGGAAGAAAAGCTGGAAAGGGCTAATTTTTGCCTGGAGCGCGTTAACCTGAAAGGTACAAATAAGCTATTCCCGTCGGAATTATCCGGGGGGATGAAAAAGCGTGTGGGCATAGCACGGGCCATATCCATGCAGCCAAAATATTTGTTTGTTGATGAGCCAAACTCGGGCCTCGACCCAAAAACTTCTATCCTGATAGATGAACTGATCAATGAATTAACAGAAGAGTATCAAATCACCACAGTTATTGTAACCCACGATATGAACTCGGTAATGGGCATTGGCGATCACATCATATTCCTGCACCAGGGCAAAAAATGGTGGGAAGGCTCGAATCATGAAATTGCGCATACTGATAATAAAGAACTAAACGACTTTGTATTCGCCAGTAAATTCATGCGGGCAGCAAAAGCGAAGCTGTGA
- a CDS encoding MlaE family ABC transporter permease yields MMFHSLGKYILLLRLSFRRPEKFSVYWAEVMREMVSTGIGSLGIISIISIFIGAATTIQIAFQLSSPLVPRSIAGSIARDTTILEFSPTISSLVLAGRVGSSIASQIGTMRVSEQIDALEIMGVNAPGYLISPKIIAGVTMVPLLVIVSITLGIGGGYLACIVSGDVSPSDYLVGVLDGFNGLTVRVALVKATVFGFIIASICAYQGFYTKGGALEVGQSATKGVVYSCVMILFADLVITSIML; encoded by the coding sequence ATAATGTTTCACAGCTTAGGAAAATACATACTCTTACTGCGCTTAAGTTTCAGACGACCGGAAAAGTTCAGTGTTTACTGGGCCGAGGTAATGCGCGAAATGGTTTCAACAGGTATCGGCTCATTGGGCATTATTTCCATCATCTCCATATTTATTGGCGCGGCAACTACCATACAAATAGCTTTCCAGTTATCAAGTCCGCTTGTGCCCCGCAGTATTGCAGGCAGTATTGCCCGCGACACGACCATATTGGAGTTTAGTCCAACCATATCATCACTGGTATTAGCAGGGCGTGTGGGTTCAAGCATAGCATCGCAAATAGGTACTATGCGTGTGAGTGAACAAATTGACGCGCTTGAAATTATGGGAGTAAATGCTCCCGGATATTTAATATCGCCTAAAATTATTGCAGGCGTAACCATGGTGCCGCTACTGGTTATTGTATCAATAACTTTAGGTATCGGCGGTGGTTATTTAGCTTGTATCGTATCAGGCGATGTATCTCCATCTGATTATCTGGTTGGTGTGCTTGATGGTTTTAACGGGTTAACAGTACGTGTTGCACTGGTTAAGGCTACTGTTTTTGGGTTTATCATTGCATCAATTTGTGCCTACCAGGGTTTTTATACCAAGGGCGGCGCGCTTGAAGTTGGTCAATCGGCTACCAAAGGTGTGGTATACAGTTGTGTTATGATCTTATTTGCCGACTTAGTAATAACCAGTATAATGCTATGA
- a CDS encoding SDR family oxidoreductase, producing the protein MKNALITASTKGMGRAIAIAFAHEGVNLAICARNENDLAAFKAELLAVNPGIKVFTAATDVSVKAQVLQFAQSAEEQLGAISIIVNNAGIYEPTSILDDTDDAFEKSINTNVGAAYHLYRYFGKKMIAAKEGHLFNICSVAALNPIAAAGTYSVTKFALLGLTKVMRLEMQEYGVKVTAIIPGSTLTSSWDGVKVEKDSMVLPEDIASAIINIYHISPGANVDEIIIKPAGGQI; encoded by the coding sequence ATGAAAAACGCACTCATTACCGCATCAACCAAAGGCATGGGCAGGGCAATAGCCATTGCTTTTGCACATGAAGGAGTAAACCTGGCTATTTGCGCCCGTAATGAAAACGACCTGGCCGCTTTTAAAGCCGAGCTGTTAGCCGTTAACCCCGGCATTAAAGTATTTACAGCAGCTACCGATGTTAGCGTTAAAGCACAGGTATTGCAATTTGCCCAATCTGCCGAGGAACAATTAGGCGCTATAAGCATTATAGTAAACAATGCCGGCATTTATGAGCCCACCAGCATATTGGACGATACCGACGATGCCTTTGAAAAAAGCATCAACACCAACGTGGGCGCTGCATACCATTTGTACCGCTATTTTGGCAAAAAAATGATAGCTGCAAAAGAAGGTCATTTGTTTAATATATGCTCAGTAGCCGCTTTAAATCCCATTGCGGCAGCAGGCACTTATAGTGTAACAAAATTTGCGCTACTGGGTCTAACTAAGGTAATGAGACTTGAGATGCAGGAATATGGCGTAAAGGTAACGGCCATTATCCCCGGATCAACATTAACCTCCTCCTGGGATGGAGTGAAAGTTGAAAAAGATTCGATGGTGTTGCCGGAAGACATAGCATCGGCCATTATAAATATATATCATATAAGCCCGGGCGCTAATGTTGATGAGATCATCATCAAACCGGCGGGCGGGCAGATTTAA